A section of the Tumebacillus sp. BK434 genome encodes:
- the rluF gene encoding 23S rRNA pseudouridine(2604) synthase RluF, producing MRLNKYISGTGLCSRREADKLIEERRVTINGRVAETGMTVEDGDVVRVDGEQVGSGGGERRKRRKPVYIMLNKPVGVTSTTEMKVKDNIIDFVNHHDRIFPIGRLDKDSEGLILLTNDGDIVNKILRAENNHEKEYVVTVNKPWTKDFLKKMASGVEILDTVTKPAKVYPVSENTFRIILTQGLNRQIRRMCEALGYRVRTLKRIRVMNIRLEGLKLGHWRNLTHKELAGLMELLEEE from the coding sequence ATGAGGCTGAATAAATACATAAGCGGCACCGGGCTTTGTTCCCGGCGGGAAGCGGATAAATTGATCGAAGAGCGCCGCGTCACGATCAACGGCCGTGTGGCCGAGACGGGCATGACGGTGGAGGACGGCGATGTCGTCCGCGTCGACGGTGAGCAGGTTGGCAGCGGCGGCGGAGAGCGGCGGAAGCGCCGCAAGCCGGTCTACATCATGCTGAACAAACCGGTCGGCGTCACGTCGACGACCGAGATGAAAGTGAAAGACAACATCATCGATTTCGTCAACCACCACGACCGGATTTTTCCGATTGGGCGTTTGGACAAGGATTCGGAAGGGCTGATTCTGCTCACCAATGACGGGGATATCGTCAACAAGATCCTGCGCGCGGAAAACAACCATGAGAAAGAGTACGTGGTGACGGTGAACAAGCCGTGGACGAAAGACTTTTTGAAAAAGATGGCGAGCGGCGTGGAGATTTTGGACACGGTGACCAAGCCGGCCAAAGTCTATCCGGTCAGCGAAAACACGTTCCGCATCATTTTGACGCAAGGGTTGAACCGCCAGATTCGCCGGATGTGCGAAGCTTTGGGCTACCGGGTGCGGACGCTGAAGCGGATTCGGGTCATGAACATTCGCCTCGAAGGGCTGAAGCTGGGACACTGGCGCAATCTGACGCACAAGGAACTGGCCGGCCTGATGGAACTGCTGGAAGAGGAATAA
- a CDS encoding tripartite tricarboxylate transporter substrate-binding protein — protein MKKKWALAVLTGVMALTLTACGGSSGTNGTASNYPEKPIVIVAPSGAGGGWDKTARSITKILGESKLVEKTMTVENKPGGGGTVFMAQYATKDVKNDYRLFVSSPPILINNLKKEGNSQFGYKNTTPLAQLTRDYGAIVVGADSKYTDLQSLLAAIKADPKSVTLAGGSAPGSMDHLVAVLPAYKAGVDPKSVKYISYDGGGEAIAALLGGNADAIATDASNVSEYMKAGKVKVLAVTSTERLGGELKDIPTLKEQGIDAEFTIWRGVFGPEQMSDAAKSYWETKLKALSESPEWQKELEVNGWASEYKNSADFTKFLGEQEKTVQELLTALGMQK, from the coding sequence ATGAAAAAGAAATGGGCACTTGCAGTATTGACCGGCGTGATGGCACTGACGCTGACCGCCTGCGGCGGCAGTTCGGGGACGAACGGCACGGCGTCAAACTATCCGGAGAAGCCGATCGTCATCGTCGCACCGAGCGGCGCGGGCGGCGGCTGGGACAAGACGGCGCGTTCGATCACCAAGATCCTCGGCGAAAGCAAGCTGGTCGAGAAAACGATGACGGTGGAAAACAAGCCGGGCGGCGGCGGCACCGTGTTCATGGCGCAGTACGCGACGAAAGACGTGAAAAACGACTACCGCCTGTTCGTCAGCTCCCCGCCGATCCTGATCAACAACTTGAAGAAGGAAGGCAACTCCCAGTTCGGCTACAAAAACACCACGCCGCTGGCACAGCTGACCCGCGACTACGGCGCGATCGTGGTCGGAGCGGACTCCAAGTACACCGACCTGCAAAGCCTGCTCGCAGCGATCAAAGCCGATCCGAAAAGCGTGACGCTGGCGGGCGGTTCCGCGCCGGGCTCGATGGACCATCTGGTCGCCGTGCTGCCGGCCTACAAGGCGGGCGTCGACCCGAAGAGCGTCAAGTACATCTCCTACGACGGCGGCGGCGAAGCGATCGCAGCGCTGCTCGGCGGCAATGCCGATGCGATTGCGACCGATGCGTCCAACGTCAGCGAATACATGAAAGCGGGCAAAGTCAAAGTCCTCGCCGTCACCTCCACCGAGCGTCTCGGCGGCGAGCTGAAAGACATCCCGACTTTGAAAGAGCAAGGCATCGATGCCGAGTTCACCATCTGGCGCGGCGTGTTTGGCCCGGAGCAGATGTCCGACGCGGCCAAGTCCTACTGGGAAACGAAGCTCAAAGCGCTCTCCGAATCCCCGGAATGGCAAAAAGAGCTCGAAGTCAACGGCTGGGCATCCGAATACAAAAACAGCGCCGACTTCACCAAGTTCCTCGGCGAGCAAGAAAAGACCGTCCAAGAGCTGCTCACCGCGCTCGGCATGCAAAAATAA
- a CDS encoding ABC transporter ATP-binding protein encodes MQIDVQQLSKSWGPVSAVSDLNFSITEGQLVGLLGPSGGGKTTLLRMLAGLESPDCGEIRFDGRLVNGLPPQERGIGFVFQNYALFKHMTVAENIAFGLRVQKRSKAEISARTAELIELIGLAGLEQRYPHQLSGGQRQRVAFARALAPSPRLLLLDEPFAAIDAQVRKELRNWLRAMITRVGVTSIFVTHDQEEAVAVADEILVMNHGQLEQKGTPWEIFKAPRTPFVAGFIGETHRIHDLGVLLGFGALPPWAPKAEILVRPESVEADRQGQLQATDALTGTVQAVHFRGNAWQVEILVGTQRLTAIRALEKAALRPGDDVEVLIHRAHLFHPDTKEAFIYEKSAAAHTHPVRTFA; translated from the coding sequence GTGCAGATCGACGTGCAGCAACTCAGCAAGTCTTGGGGCCCGGTCAGCGCCGTCTCTGACCTCAACTTCAGCATCACCGAAGGGCAGCTGGTCGGACTGCTCGGCCCGAGCGGCGGCGGCAAGACCACCCTGCTGCGCATGCTGGCCGGGCTGGAGTCGCCCGACTGCGGCGAGATCCGCTTCGACGGGCGGCTCGTGAACGGACTTCCGCCCCAAGAGCGGGGCATCGGGTTCGTGTTTCAAAACTACGCCCTGTTCAAACACATGACCGTCGCGGAGAACATCGCGTTCGGCCTGCGCGTGCAAAAGCGCAGCAAGGCGGAGATCAGCGCCCGCACCGCCGAACTGATCGAGCTGATCGGCCTGGCCGGGCTGGAGCAGCGCTATCCGCATCAGCTCTCCGGCGGGCAGCGCCAGCGCGTCGCTTTTGCCCGCGCCCTCGCGCCGTCTCCGCGCCTGCTGCTGCTCGACGAGCCGTTTGCGGCGATCGACGCCCAAGTGCGCAAAGAGCTGCGCAACTGGCTGCGCGCGATGATCACCCGCGTCGGCGTGACGTCGATCTTCGTCACGCACGATCAGGAAGAAGCTGTCGCCGTCGCCGATGAGATCCTCGTCATGAACCACGGCCAGCTGGAACAAAAAGGCACCCCGTGGGAGATCTTCAAAGCGCCGCGCACCCCGTTTGTCGCCGGGTTTATCGGCGAGACGCACCGCATCCACGACCTCGGCGTGCTGCTCGGCTTCGGCGCGCTGCCCCCATGGGCACCGAAAGCGGAGATCCTCGTCCGCCCCGAATCGGTCGAAGCGGACCGCCAAGGCCAGTTGCAGGCGACCGACGCTTTGACCGGCACCGTACAGGCGGTGCACTTTCGCGGCAACGCCTGGCAGGTCGAGATCCTCGTCGGCACGCAGCGGTTGACCGCCATCCGCGCGCTGGAAAAAGCGGCGCTGCGCCCCGGCGACGACGTAGAAGTCCTGATTCACCGCGCCCATCTGTTCCACCCCGACACAAAGGAGGCCTTCATCTATGAAAAAAGCGCTGCAGCGCACACTCACCCTGTCCGCACTTTCGCTTAG
- a CDS encoding sulfate ABC transporter substrate-binding protein, with protein MKKALQRTLTLSALSLSLLAVTACGSTESGTPAADSKNVTLILGAYSVPKEAFGEIIPQFQKEWQAKTGQTVTFQESYEASGAQARAIAGGFEADVTALSLEADIDTIAKAGLITHDWRSKQHGGMITTSVVAIGTREGNPKQIQDWADIAKPGLAVLYPNPKTSGGAQWDINAIYGAGLKRSEEQGKQDPAVAKDLLARIHKNVKTMDKSGRASMTTFESGIGDAVITYENELLARVSEGAKYTIVVPRHTIRVDNPAAVVDKNADKHGVRQVADAFVDYLWSAEAQQIFAEKGFRSVDPAIAKKYADRYQTPEGLFDITYLGGWDQVRQDLYADGALWDQILMQK; from the coding sequence ATGAAAAAAGCGCTGCAGCGCACACTCACCCTGTCCGCACTTTCGCTTAGCCTGCTCGCCGTGACCGCATGCGGCTCAACGGAGTCCGGCACCCCAGCCGCCGACAGCAAAAATGTCACCTTGATCCTCGGCGCCTACTCCGTGCCGAAAGAAGCGTTCGGCGAGATCATCCCCCAGTTCCAAAAAGAGTGGCAAGCGAAAACGGGCCAGACGGTCACCTTCCAAGAGTCGTATGAAGCGTCGGGCGCCCAGGCGCGGGCGATCGCAGGAGGATTTGAAGCGGACGTCACCGCCCTCTCTCTGGAAGCGGACATCGACACGATCGCCAAAGCCGGCCTGATCACGCACGACTGGCGCAGCAAACAGCACGGCGGCATGATCACGACGTCTGTCGTGGCGATCGGCACCCGCGAAGGCAACCCCAAGCAGATCCAAGACTGGGCGGACATCGCGAAGCCCGGCCTCGCCGTCCTCTACCCCAATCCGAAAACGTCGGGCGGCGCACAGTGGGACATCAACGCCATCTACGGCGCCGGTCTCAAGCGGTCGGAGGAGCAAGGCAAGCAAGATCCGGCCGTGGCCAAAGACCTGCTCGCCCGCATCCACAAAAACGTGAAGACGATGGACAAAAGCGGCCGCGCCTCAATGACCACCTTCGAAAGCGGGATCGGCGATGCGGTCATCACCTACGAAAACGAACTGCTGGCCCGGGTCAGCGAGGGTGCAAAGTACACCATCGTCGTGCCCCGGCACACGATCCGCGTCGACAACCCGGCTGCCGTCGTCGACAAAAACGCCGACAAGCACGGCGTCCGCCAAGTGGCCGATGCGTTTGTCGACTACCTCTGGTCGGCCGAAGCCCAGCAGATCTTTGCCGAAAAAGGCTTCCGCTCCGTCGATCCGGCGATCGCCAAGAAATACGCCGACCGCTACCAGACGCCGGAGGGCCTGTTCGACATCACCTACCTCGGCGGCTGGGACCAAGTCCGCCAAGACCTCTACGCCGACGGTGCGCTGTGGGATCAGATTTTGATGCAGAAATAA
- a CDS encoding dihydroorotate dehydrogenase — translation MPDWSYHPLFKPLLFRMPAAKARSLTLRAIGTLNSLPGGYLLIELMGHMKPEPELRRTVWGREFSAPVGLSGRIDPELAATGALGKFGFGFLEVGPGFRSEVSLDTAGEAVVYGAPLPELDEADFVQRLERHRSVGVPLAVRAGRGQDAAWMQRMEKYAALFLFEGTEEEYRAAKASVRVPVVVVVQGDLPAWPELDGVYLEEPCGRVGREGTTRALELLRAWKAARPDVPVLAGGGVYEPQDALDLYAAGADLVMLDSGFVFSGPGLPKRINEAVLDERLQAARTGARVESAEGAEGAEGDVSVVTKGGTGWLSWFLMGCGVFFAGMIAMLVGLTDVILAHDEQFLGLTREEIAGWSEELFHFMSHDRITLAGIMLSAGFLFAQLAWHKIRRGERWAVVLFAAAAGYGFLNFLYSYVVGYIDSLHVIYNLLILPFFLWGLVRTRELSTPHGSLNRRNTKAWKKGLVGQLMFVVLGAALLTAGVVISAIGMTGVFVPEDLAYMGLTPEQIHEYNHRLIPLIAHDRAGFGGSLITEGLLLLLISLWGYRQGESWLWWSYLIGGFFGLAAGIGVHVKILYTDFWHLLPAYIALALYLVGLICSHEYLRKTKPPV, via the coding sequence ATGCCGGACTGGTCATACCACCCGCTGTTTAAGCCGCTGCTGTTTCGGATGCCTGCAGCCAAAGCGCGCTCGCTGACGTTGCGGGCGATCGGGACGCTGAACAGCTTGCCGGGCGGGTATTTGCTGATCGAGCTGATGGGTCATATGAAGCCGGAGCCGGAGCTGCGGCGGACGGTCTGGGGGCGGGAGTTCAGCGCTCCGGTCGGGCTGTCCGGGCGGATCGATCCGGAGCTCGCGGCGACGGGAGCGCTGGGGAAGTTTGGGTTCGGCTTCTTGGAAGTGGGGCCGGGCTTTCGCAGCGAGGTGTCGCTCGACACGGCGGGGGAAGCGGTGGTCTATGGGGCGCCGTTGCCGGAGCTCGACGAGGCGGATTTTGTGCAGCGGCTGGAGCGGCACCGGAGCGTCGGCGTTCCGCTGGCGGTGCGGGCAGGGCGCGGGCAAGATGCCGCGTGGATGCAGCGGATGGAGAAGTATGCCGCTCTGTTTCTGTTCGAAGGCACGGAAGAGGAGTATCGCGCAGCAAAAGCGTCGGTGCGCGTGCCGGTCGTAGTGGTCGTGCAGGGAGACCTGCCTGCGTGGCCGGAGCTGGACGGGGTGTATCTGGAAGAGCCTTGCGGGCGCGTCGGGCGCGAAGGGACGACGCGGGCGCTGGAACTGCTCCGAGCGTGGAAAGCGGCCAGGCCAGACGTGCCGGTGCTCGCGGGCGGGGGCGTGTATGAGCCGCAGGATGCGCTCGATCTGTATGCGGCAGGGGCCGATCTGGTCATGCTGGACAGCGGATTTGTGTTCAGCGGACCAGGGCTGCCGAAGCGGATCAACGAGGCGGTGCTGGATGAGCGCCTGCAAGCAGCGCGTACGGGTGCGAGGGTCGAAAGTGCTGAAGGTGCTGAAGGTGCTGAAGGTGACGTTTCTGTAGTCACGAAAGGCGGCACAGGGTGGCTGAGCTGGTTTTTGATGGGCTGCGGGGTGTTTTTTGCCGGGATGATCGCGATGCTGGTCGGGCTGACCGATGTGATTTTGGCGCATGATGAGCAGTTCCTGGGGCTGACGCGGGAGGAGATCGCGGGGTGGAGCGAGGAGCTGTTTCATTTCATGTCGCACGACCGGATCACGCTGGCCGGGATCATGCTGTCGGCCGGGTTTCTGTTCGCGCAGCTCGCGTGGCACAAGATCAGGCGCGGGGAACGCTGGGCGGTCGTGCTGTTCGCGGCGGCGGCCGGGTACGGTTTCCTGAATTTTTTGTACTCCTATGTCGTCGGCTACATTGACTCGCTGCACGTGATCTACAACCTGCTGATCCTGCCTTTTTTCCTTTGGGGGCTGGTGCGGACGCGGGAGCTGTCCACGCCGCACGGGTCGCTCAACCGCCGCAACACGAAGGCGTGGAAAAAAGGACTCGTCGGACAGCTGATGTTCGTCGTTCTCGGCGCTGCGCTGTTGACGGCAGGCGTTGTGATCTCGGCGATCGGCATGACCGGCGTGTTCGTGCCGGAAGACCTCGCCTACATGGGTCTGACCCCGGAGCAGATCCACGAGTACAACCACCGGCTGATCCCGCTGATCGCCCACGACCGGGCCGGTTTTGGCGGCTCCTTGATCACCGAAGGGCTCCTGCTGCTCCTGATTTCGCTCTGGGGCTATCGGCAAGGGGAGAGCTGGCTCTGGTGGAGCTACCTGATCGGCGGGTTCTTCGGGCTGGCGGCGGGGATCGGCGTGCATGTGAAGATCCTCTACACCGACTTCTGGCACCTGCTGCCCGCTTACATCGCGCTGGCCTTGTATCTGGTCGGTTTGATCTGCTCGCATGAATATCTGCGCAAAACAAAACCACCTGTATGA
- the cysT gene encoding sulfate ABC transporter permease subunit CysT, protein MVQRLLRQGLFATVLLYFFLLVVLPIVSVYQKGLSNGIAAFWSSIANPMAWEAVLLTLKLALLATLFNAVLGTVIAWVLVRYRFPGRRLLNSLVDLPFALPTAVGGLIILLLLGPQSFAGQLAARFGLEIVFQAPAIVIAMIFVTFPFVIRTLQPLLEELDPAEEEAAHTLGAGRARTFFGIVFPAIRPGLLAGAMLAFSRALAEFGAVVLVAGNIPGKTLLASVYVFGQIESGNPEAAAAVSVLLLTLSLVILWSIALTQKRRDAV, encoded by the coding sequence ATGGTACAACGTTTGCTGCGACAAGGGCTGTTCGCAACCGTCTTGCTCTATTTCTTCCTGCTCGTCGTGCTGCCGATCGTCAGCGTGTATCAAAAAGGGCTGTCCAACGGCATCGCCGCTTTTTGGAGCAGCATCGCCAACCCGATGGCGTGGGAAGCGGTGCTGCTGACGCTGAAACTGGCGCTGCTGGCGACGCTGTTCAACGCCGTGCTCGGCACCGTCATCGCCTGGGTGCTGGTGCGCTATCGCTTTCCGGGGCGGCGTCTGCTCAACTCGCTGGTCGACCTGCCCTTCGCCTTGCCGACCGCCGTCGGCGGGCTGATCATCCTGCTCCTGCTCGGTCCGCAGAGCTTCGCCGGACAGCTGGCCGCCCGCTTCGGGCTGGAGATCGTCTTTCAAGCCCCGGCGATCGTGATCGCGATGATCTTCGTCACCTTCCCGTTTGTGATCCGCACCTTGCAGCCGTTGCTGGAAGAGCTCGATCCGGCGGAGGAAGAAGCAGCCCACACCTTGGGCGCGGGGCGGGCGCGGACTTTTTTCGGGATCGTCTTCCCGGCGATCCGCCCCGGTCTGCTCGCCGGCGCGATGCTCGCTTTTTCCCGCGCGCTGGCTGAATTCGGCGCGGTCGTGCTGGTCGCCGGCAACATCCCCGGCAAAACGCTGCTCGCTTCTGTCTACGTGTTCGGACAGATCGAAAGCGGCAACCCGGAGGCGGCGGCCGCCGTGTCGGTGCTGCTGCTCACCTTGTCCTTGGTAATCCTGTGGAGCATCGCGCTCACCCAGAAGCGGAGGGATGCCGTATGA
- a CDS encoding sulfate ABC transporter permease subunit, translating to MKKSLIALTYAVFLLVLILPLVQIFTEAGAGGLDGFWQTLQRPDAQHALFVSGLIVVIVTALNTLFGVLLALYLVRDGRLPHRVKQFLNALVDLPFAVSPVIGGLMILLLFGPNTILGTFFDGIGVKLVFALPGMVIATLFVTFPLMVREVMPVLQEIGTQQEEAAFTLGATPWQTFWRVTWPSIRYGVLYGVVLTVARSLGEFGAVLVVSGNIVGKTQTATTFVYQEVENFDFLAANSVALVLALVSILTLLTLEWTKSRKEVI from the coding sequence ATGAAAAAAAGCTTGATCGCGCTGACCTATGCGGTCTTCCTGCTCGTGCTGATCCTGCCGCTCGTGCAGATTTTTACGGAGGCGGGCGCAGGCGGTCTGGACGGCTTCTGGCAGACGCTGCAGCGGCCGGACGCGCAGCACGCCTTGTTCGTCTCTGGGCTGATCGTCGTCATCGTCACCGCGCTGAACACGCTGTTCGGCGTGCTGCTCGCCTTGTATCTAGTGCGGGACGGACGCTTGCCGCACCGGGTGAAGCAGTTCCTGAACGCGCTGGTCGACCTGCCTTTTGCCGTGTCGCCTGTCATCGGCGGCCTGATGATCCTGCTCCTGTTCGGGCCGAACACCATCCTCGGCACGTTTTTTGACGGCATCGGCGTCAAGCTGGTCTTCGCCTTGCCGGGCATGGTGATCGCCACCCTGTTTGTCACCTTCCCCCTGATGGTGCGGGAAGTGATGCCGGTGCTGCAGGAGATCGGGACACAGCAGGAAGAGGCGGCGTTCACGCTCGGCGCCACCCCGTGGCAGACCTTTTGGCGGGTGACATGGCCGTCGATCCGCTATGGCGTCCTGTACGGCGTGGTGCTGACCGTCGCCCGCTCGCTCGGCGAGTTTGGCGCGGTGCTGGTCGTCTCCGGCAACATCGTCGGCAAAACGCAGACGGCGACGACGTTCGTCTATCAGGAGGTCGAGAACTTCGATTTTCTCGCCGCCAACTCGGTGGCGCTGGTGCTGGCGCTCGTCTCGATCCTCACCCTGCTCACCCTCGAATGGACCAAATCGCGAAAGGAAGTGATCTGA
- a CDS encoding YiaA/YiaB family inner membrane protein → MRTKRRNTSAFTFLAWASFVLAFLAMFIGIYTLDATLPVKGYYAVTALFLVMSSFVLQKTIRDNQEDDERNPPPPSEPQA, encoded by the coding sequence GTGAGAACGAAAAGACGGAATACATCTGCTTTTACTTTTTTAGCATGGGCCTCTTTTGTCTTGGCTTTCTTGGCGATGTTTATCGGAATTTATACGTTAGATGCTACACTGCCGGTGAAAGGCTATTATGCTGTGACGGCGCTGTTTCTGGTGATGTCTTCGTTCGTTCTGCAAAAGACGATTCGCGACAATCAAGAGGACGACGAGCGCAACCCGCCGCCGCCAAGCGAACCGCAAGCATAA
- a CDS encoding tripartite tricarboxylate transporter TctB family protein — translation MSKTFDRYASLVFLIIGAAFMVESRSISDSAYGSNIGPDIFPFGLGLVFALLSLRLFYETFKYPKQEQDGEPTARLDYKRFGIILAAAVLYAFFLEDIGFIISTFLFLLLGFQTMEKGKWLPSILIAAFFSYGVYYLFVEILEGTLPGWPVWLGL, via the coding sequence GTGAGCAAAACGTTCGACCGCTATGCCAGCCTCGTCTTTCTGATCATCGGGGCGGCGTTCATGGTGGAGAGCCGGAGCATCTCCGACAGCGCGTACGGCAGCAACATTGGGCCGGACATCTTCCCGTTTGGACTGGGTCTGGTGTTTGCGCTGCTCAGCCTGCGCCTCTTTTATGAAACGTTCAAATATCCCAAGCAAGAGCAGGATGGCGAGCCGACTGCCCGCCTCGACTACAAGCGCTTTGGCATCATCTTGGCAGCCGCTGTCCTCTATGCGTTCTTTCTGGAAGACATCGGGTTCATCATCAGCACCTTCCTCTTCCTGCTCCTTGGTTTTCAGACGATGGAGAAGGGCAAATGGCTGCCCTCGATCCTCATCGCCGCCTTCTTCTCGTACGGCGTGTACTATTTATTCGTAGAAATTCTGGAAGGCACACTGCCCGGCTGGCCGGTGTGGCTGGGCCTGTAA